The segment GATTGTTGCCTCACTCTCATGTCATGCCCGCGCAGGCGGGCATCCATCAGGCGGCGGCGCTTCACACAGGGGGGTGCATGGGTCCCCGCCTACGCGGGGACGACCTCGTGTAGGTGAGACACTATCCTGAAGAACTGGTATGAGAGCGCCATCGCAGGAGCCAAGGGGCAGTTAGTTGTGTGAACGCCTACTCCTACCAGCTCTGAAACAGGCTGCTGGCGCTGGGAGCGCAGCGAACGCAAGACGGACAGGGGGTCTACGCTGCCTTGCCCGTCCCGCGCAGCGAGGCTAGATTAGCGGCTTTCGCCAACAATCGAGGAGACAACCCGGTCGTTCGTTACTTCGCGGCAGGGCGGCCCCCCACGCTGCCCCTGCGCGTGCCTGCTTCCCCGCCCGCTTCGGCGCTGCCCGCCGCGGCCCTGCGAACGACCGATGCCTCGCCGACTCTTCCTGCTCCTCGCTCTGCTCGCGGGCGCGCCCGCGCTCGCGCAGGTGCCGGACGGCGATCTCCGGGGGGGGGACCTCGGCGCGTTCCGCGACACGCTCGACCTCCGGCAGCCGCTCGCGCTTCGTCCGTTCGTCCTCCCCGGCTCGCTCACACTCCGGCTCGACGGCATCGCGCTCGACACGACGCAGTACGCCCTCGACACCCGTACGGGCAGGCTCCTCCTCAGGCTAGACCCGCGCCCGAAGGTCTCGTCGACGCTCGTCGCGGTCTACCGGACGCTCCCGCTCGCGGCGTTCGACGGGCCCATCGCCCGGCGGCGGATCGGGGAGACTGACACGCTCGGGCGGCGGCGCGTCGTGGAGGCGGAGCGCGCCGAGGCCGACGAGCCGCTCTTCGGCGCGCCGCCCCGGCTGCGGCGGCGGGGGTCGATCTCGCGCGGCATCGTGGCCGGCAACCGGCGCGACGTGTCGATCGAGTCGGGGCTCAGGATGGAACTCTCGGGCGAGGTCGCCGACGGGGTCGAGGTCCAGGCCGTCCTCACGGACGAGAACACGCCGATCCAGCCCGAGGGCACCACACAGCGGCTCTCCGACTTCGACCGGGTCTACGTGCAGCTTGACACGCGGCGCGGCCAGGCCCGCCTCGGCGACATCGACCTCGCCTTCACCGGGACGGAGTTCGCGCCCTACGTCCGCAAGCTCCAGGGAGCAGCCGTCACCGCGAACGCGCCGGCGCTCTTCAGCGGCACGCTTGCCGGGGCGACGGCGACGGTCGCGGGCGCGACGGCGCGCGGCCTCTTCCAGAGCCAGGACATCCTCGCCCTCGAGGGCGTCCAGGGGCCGTACCGGCTCGTCGGGCGCGAAGGCGAGCAATTTATTATCGTTATCGCGGGCTCCGAGCGGGTCTACCTCGACGGGCAACTCCTGACGCGCGGCGAGGCGAGCGACTACGTGATCGACTACGCGACGGGCGAGGTCACCTTCACGCCGCGCCGACTGGTCACCGCCGAGCGCCGGATCACGGTCGACTTCGAGTACACCACGAGCGAGTTCACGCGGACGGTCGTCGGGACCGAGGCCGAGGCCCGGCTGTGGGCACGCGCCGACGGGACCGAGCGCCTCCGCATCCGGGGCACGCTCCTGCGCGAGTCCGACGGGGCCGCCTTCGCCGACGAACTCGGGCTGACCGAGGCCGACCTCGACCTGATCGGAGCCTCCGGGCTCGGCCCCGCCGTCCGCTCCGGGGCCGAGCCGGTGCCGTTCGACCCCGAGAGCCCGTTCGTCCTCTACGCCCGTCAGGACACGGTCTTCGCCGGACAAACCGTCTCGATCTTCGTCCCCGCCACGGCCGAGGCCGACTCGGTCTTCCGCGTCCGCTTCTCGCGCGTCGAGGTCGGGGCGGGCGACTACCGCCGGGCGGGCCGCGCCGTCAACGGCATCCTCTACGAGTGGGTCGGCCCTGGCGCGGGCGACTACGTCCCGCTCCGCCTCCTCCCCAAGCCGACGCTCCAGCAGGTCCTCGACCTCCAGGTGAGCGCCGAGCCCGTCGCCGGCCTCGAACTCTTCGGCGAGATCGCGCGGTCCACGAACGACGCCAACCGCCTCGACGTTGCCGGCGGCGCGGGCGGCAGCGCCGGCTACGGCGGGCTGCGGCTTCGGCCAACGCCGCTCCGGTTCGGGAGCCTCGACGCGGGCACGCTCTCGGCCGAAGTCGTCGGCCGGCTCCGGGGTGAGACCTTCCAGCCGCTGAGCCGGATCCGGCCGGTCGAGTTCAACCGAACGTGGAACGTGGCGCAGGCCGGCGCGGGGTTCACAGGCATCGACACCCTCGCCGAGTCAACCGCCGAGGGGGTTGTCCGCTGGGCGAGCGGCGAGGCGACGCACCTCCAGGTCGAGGCCGGGCAGATCGAGATCGGGGACCTGTTCGACGGGCAGCGCGGCGGCCTCGACGCCGCGTTCCGGCGCGAGCGGTGGCCCGGCCTCAGCTACCGGCTCGACGTCGTCGATTCGGAGAACGGCTTCGCTGGCGAGGAGGGCCGGTGGCTCCGCCAGCTCGGCCGGCTCGACTACCGGCTCCTCGGCGACCGGCTCGTGCCCTTCGTCGAGGTCGAGCAGGAGCGGCGCGACCAGCGGGCGCTCGGGACGGACAGCCTCGTGGTCGAGGCGCTCGCCTTCGCCGAAGTCCGCCCCGGGCTGGGCTGGACGAGCTCGACGCTCACCGCCGCCGCGTCGGTCGAGTGGCGCGACGAGGAGCAGCCGCTCGCCGGAGCCTTCGCGGACGCCGCCACCGTCACGACCGTCCAGACCGACCTCCGCTACCGCCCGTCGGCGACCTACACGACCGAGGCGCAGGTCGCCTACCGCCTCCGCAACGCGACCGAGGCGTTCGAGGAGACTGGCTTCGGCGACAACGAGAGCCTCGTCCTGCGCTGGACCAACCGCTGGACCCCGCTCGCCCGCGCCGTCGAACTGAACACGGTCTACGAAGCCCAGACCGAACGCTCGCCGGTGCTCCAGGAAATCTACCTCCTCGTCGGGCCCGAGCTTGGTGAGTTCGTCTGGGAGGACGCCAACGGCGACGGCGTGCAGCAGCTCGATGAGTTCCGCGAGGAGATCACCCCACTCGAAGGCCAGTACGCCCGCACCTTCGTCCCCGGCGACGACCTCATCCCGACGATCGGCGTGCAGGGCCGCCTCCGCCTCCGCCTCGACCCGGCCCGCCTGTTCGGTGACGACGCCTCGGGGTGGCAGCGCGCGCTCGCCAGGGTCTCGTCGCTCACCACGCTCGACGTGCAGGAGAAGAGCGAGGAGCCCGACCTGGCGCGCGTCTACCTCCTCAACCCCGGCGTGCTCCAGGACGAAGCCACGACGCTGGGCGGGCGCTTCCGCATCGGGCAGGAGTTCGCTTTTTTCCGGGGCGATCCGCGCTGGAGCGGGCGCCTCTTCGGCCAGCACCTCCGCAGCACGAACCGCCTCGCGACGGGCCTGGAGCGGCGGCGCATCCAGCTCGTCGAGGCCGAGGCGCGGGCCGTCCTCTTCGGGCCGCTCAGCGGCGAGCTGCGCGGCGCGGCCGAGCGCAACGCGTCCGGCAGCCCCTTCGCCTCGCGCCGGTTCGACATCCGGGGCGTCGAGGTCGAGCCGGAGGCGACGTGGCGGTTCGGGCAGGCCGTCTCCCTCTCGGCCGGCGTGCGCTACGCCCGCAACCGCGACGCCGAAGCAAGCGCTTCGGGCGACGACCTCACGGCTCGCATCCTCGTCCTTCCCCTGCGCGCCCGCTTCGCCGTCGCGGGCCGGCTCCAACTCCTGCTCCAGGGCGAGCGCGCCGACGTCCGCCTCGATGGGGACGCGACCGCCGGGCAGGCCGCATTCGAACTCACCGAGCGCCGGGGCGACGGCACCTCGTACCTGTGGAGCGCGAGCGGGCAGTACACCCTCAACCGCTTCCTGCGGGCGGGCCTGAACTACGAGGGCCGCGCGCCGAGCGAGGCCCCCGTCGTCCACAACGTCCGCGTCCAACTCAGCGCCGTGTTCTGAGCGCGGCCGGGGCTACGCCTGCGTTTCCATCCAGTCCAAGAAGTCGCGCGGGATCAGAATAGGAATGCCGCGGAAGGGATGCAGCACGAGCAGGTCGTCATCGCCAGTGACGATGCAATCAGCGTTGCCGCTCAGCGCCAGTTCCAGCAGCCGGTCGTCGTCTGAGTCGCGGCAAACCTGGATCGTCTCTGTGACCTGCACGACGGTAGCCCTTCGCACGAAGAGACCCAAAAAGCGCTCGCGCGTAGCGGCGGAAATGTAGCGGTCGAACTTCTCGCGGCGGAGCACGGCGACGACCTCGTTCAGCGACTCCTCGGAAACCAGCAGAACGCCTCCACCGAGCACGCTGCGAAGTGCCTGAAACGGGACCGACTGCTCAAATAAGGCTGCGCTAATGAGAACGTTCGTGTCGAAGACAACCCGCACGCTACTCACTCAGAATCTCAGCTAGAAGCTCCGGCGTGAGGCCATTCTGCTGCGCCTCGCGACTCATCCTGCGCATGATGTCTTCGAGCGACGCCTCCGGGGTCGTCTTCCCGGTAAGCTGCAAACTGATGAGCAGGTCCATCCTGCGGCGGTCCTGCTCGGAGGCAGACTCGTACAAGCGGGCCGCCTCGGGCGAGACGCGAATGATGATCTCTTGCGTTTCCAAGTTGTACCTCACACGGGACCGACTCTAGCCTTCTACCGGCCGAGAGACGTTCTGATTCCGTGGCGGATTCCGGCTAGCGCCCTTGCACGACGAGGCGGCGCGTGGCCTGGGTGTCGGAGCCGCTGGCGCGGATGACGTAGAGGCCGGAGGTCAGGCTGCGCACGTCGAGCGAGAACGGGTGGACACCGGCTGCGAGCGCGCCCCGGTGCACCGTCTCCACGCGGCGGCCGAGGATGTCGAACACGTCTATCTGGACCGCCTGCGCCTGGTCGAGCGAGAGCCGGAAGGCGGAGCGCGAGGTCGCCGGGTTCGGGGCCGGCGCGTCGAGCGCGAACCGGGCTGCCGCAACGGTCTCCTCGTTCGAGACCGTGTTGAGGAGCGTGAAGGTGAACGTCCCGAGCGCCGCCAGTTCGTCGCCCACCACGAACGGCGGCTCCTCGATGCGGAAGATCGGCTCGGCCGGGTTCGTGTCCTGGTTCGGCGAGGTGTAGTTCGCCCCGCTGTCCGTACCTGCGTCGTAGGCGTAGAGTGCCACGCTCACCTCCTCGAACCAAGTGCCGTCGTCCCGGAGATCAAAGCCGCTGACGCCGACGAACCAGTCCGGGCTGGGCGCGACCATCGTGACGAGCGAGACGAGCGCGTGGTCCTCGGTCACGTCGAACGTCGTCGAGACCGAGCCGGGCGAGAGCGCGATGCCGCCGCCGGAGACTACAGAGAGTGCCGTGCCGTCGCCGACGAGCCCGCTCACTTCGCCTCGAAGCTGCGACGTGCCGCCGGTCTCGGCCATCTGCTCGATCCCCGGCGAGGCGAGGCCACCGACCTCCCAGAGCGAAGCGTCCGCGCTGTGGGCCGCGCCGATCAGCGGCGAGTAGTGCGGGTCCGGCGGGAAGCCGTCGGGGTGCGTGTCGGCGCTCCAGACGCTCTCGAAGGTGACGCGGTAGGTCGCCGTGCTTTGGGCCTGGGCGAAGGCCGGAGCGAGCATCAGCAGGGGCAGGGCGTAGCGAAGAAAGCGCATAGTGCAAGCTGGAAACGAGTTACAGGTAGGCGCTTCACGCGCGGCCCTGGCGTGGGTTCCGCCGCACGTCCGATGTGATGGTCTCGTGACAGGTCTGCGCTGCGCGGTTAGCGAACTCCGCGCCTCCACTCACCGTTAGCACTCTCCACGTCTCCCCTCCGCGTACTCATGGCTACTGTCCTCTGGTGGGTCAAAAGCGACTTTCGCCTCGCCGACAACCCGGCGCTCACCGCCGCCCTCAACTCGGGCTCCACCGTCCTCCCCGTCTACCTCTTCGAGCCGGCCGTCCTCCGAGCCGAAGAGACGAGCGGCTTCCACGTCGCCGCCTGGGTCGAGGCCCTCGGCGACCTCCGCGGCCGGCTCCGGCCGCACAGCGCCGACGTGCTTGCGCTCCACGCCGACGCCGTCGAAGCGTTCGGCAGACTGCGCGAGGCCGTACCGTTCGAGGCCATCTACTCCCACGAGGAGATCGGGAGCGCGGTGACGTTCGCGCGCGACCACGCCGTCGGCGACTGGTGCCGCGCCGAGGGCGTGGCCTGGCACGAGCACAGGCAGACCGGCGTCTTCCGCGGCGGGATCGACCGCAACACGCGGGGCCGGCGGTGGCGGCAGTTCACGGCGGCCGGCCCGCTTCCCGCGCCCGACGGTACCGCCCTCGCCCGCGTCCGCGTGCCCGAGGCGGCGCACGCCCTTCAGCCACCGGAGGGCGCACGTCCGACCGTCGAAGCCTTCGGGCACCGGCTGACCGACGCGCAGCGCGACCTCCGCCAGCCGGTCAGCGAGACGGCCGCCGAGGCGACCCTGTCCTCGTTCCTGACCGAGCGTGGGGTCTGCTACTCCGGCGGCATCTCCTCGCCGAACGACGCCTTCGTGTGCGGGTCGCGCCTCTCGGTCCACCTCGCGTGGGGAACGCTGACCGGACGCCAAGCCTACGCCGCGACCGAGGCCCGGCAAGCCGAGTTGAAGGACCAGCCTAGCGAAGAGGCGAAGCAATGGCGCAAGTCGCTCCGCTCGTTCAAGAGCCGGCTCCACTGGCGCGACCACTTCGCGCAGCGCCTCGAGACGGAGCCGCAGATGGAGCACGCTCCGCTCAACGCCGCCTACGCTGCCCTCCCCACGCCCGGCGACGAGCACCTGGAGGCGTGGCTTGCCGGAGCGACGGGCTGGCCGCTCGTCGACGCCTGTATGCGCTGCGTGGCCGAGACCGGCTTCCTCAACTTCCGCATGCGGGCTTTCGTGACGAGCGCCGCCGTCCACTCGCTCCGCATCGACTGGCGGAAGACGCTCTACCCGATGGCCCGGCGCTGGGCCGACTACGCCCCCGGCATCCACATCTCGCAGACCCAGATGCAGGCGGGCGTCGTCGGGATCAACCAGCTCCGCGTCTACTCCCCCGACAAGCAGCTCGCCGACCACGACGCCGACGCGGTCTTCGTCAAGCGGTGGGTACCGGAACTGCGCGACGCGCCGGCTGAGGCGATCCTGAACCACCACCTGGACCCCGTCGCGGGCTACCCGGCACCGCTCGCCGACTGGCGCGAAAGCTCGAAGGCGATGCGGGCGGACTACTACGCCATCAAGCGGCTGCCCGAGACGCGGGCGCTCGCCGAGCAGGTTTACGAGCGGCACGGCTCGCGGCGTGCGCCCGGGTCACGGACGTGGAAGTCGAACACGCCGAAGAAGGCCCGCAAGACGGGCACCCGGAAACCGGAGAAAGCCCCGAAGCCGGCTCCGCTCTTCGACGGACAGGAGTGAGGCCGTGCTCGGCCTCCGCACGCGGCGGCTGACTGACTACCGCGCCGCCTCGGGCGCTACGTGCTGTGCTGGCTGCCGTGGCGAGCGGCGAGGTCGTCAGCGAGGTCGTCGGCGAGCGTCTGGAGGCGGTCTTCGCGCTGCGCCACCAGGACGAGCGACAGCCCGCGCTGGGCGAGCGGCGGCGCACGCACGTCCGGTACCTGCCGACGCGGCGGTAGCGACGGCCCAGGGACCGTATTTGAGCTGGTAACTGGTCATCCGTCTACCCTGACATCCAGCGTGAGCGTCTGGCCTGCGGCGAGGTCGAACCTCGCTTCCTCAAAACGAGGGGCGCGCATCCTCGGGCGCACGCCGTTCGAGACGCCCCAGTCCTCCTTTGGAACACCCAGGAAATTGGTGTCCACCTTGTCGTTGACATTGCGGTCGTGGAAGACCGACACGGCGTAGCTGCCAGGGGTGAGCGCGTCGAACTGGCACGTCACGCCGTCTGGGCTGGCCGCGTGTTCCTGAGCATGCAGAGCTGAGGCTCGGTCCATCGGAAAGCCGTCGTCCTGGTTGAAGAGCGCGCATCCGATCTCTCCTTCGTCAGAGGCGACGCCGGACACGGAGACGACGATGGTGCCGGTGGATGCGGCATCCTGGGCGGCGGCGGGGGCGCTCACCGCCACGAGGGCAGTGCTGAGCGCAGCCGTGCGGACGAGTCGATTCATGGTTCGGTGTGGGTTGGTGAACGAGAAAGGCAACAGCGAATGGGCTCAGGCAGGCTGCGGCTCTGCCTCGGGCGTGAGCAACCGGTAGAGCGCGGGCACCACCACGAGCGTGAGCAGCGTCGAGACGGCGAGGCCGCCGATGATGACCCAGCCGAGCGGGCTCCAGAGGTCCGAGTTGGTGAGCGTGAGCGGGAGCAGCCCGCCGATGGTCGTGAACGTCGTGAGCAGGATCGGCGTGAAGCGCGTCTGCCCAGCCTCAGAGACGGCCTCCGCGACGGTGCGCCCTCGTGCCCGTAGCTGGTTGGCATAGTCGACGAGGATGATCGAGTTGTTGACCACGATCCCGATCAGACTCGTAAACCCGATGAAGGCCATGAAGCTGAACGCGTAGCCGGTCAGGAGCAGCGCCGGGAACGCGCCGATGATAGCCAGCGGGATCGCCACGATGATGATGAGCGGCTGGCGGAACGAGCGGAACTGAAGCACCAACACGGCGAGGATGCCGAGCAGCGCCACCAGGAGCGCACCGCCGAGGCTCGCGAAGCTCTCCTGCTGCGCCTCCAGCTTGCCGCCGTAGGTGACCCGGTAGCCTGGGGGCAAGGCCAGCGCTTCGACCTGCTCCACGACCTCCTGCGTGACCGCGATCTCGTTGTAGCCGCCCGCCACGTCCACGTCGGACGTCACGCTGACGGCGCGCACGAGGTCAACGTGGTCGATGCGCGTCGGGACCGGCTCGAAGCCGAGCGTGGCGACCTGCCGCAGCGGAACCGCCCCGCCGTGCATCGAGGCCACGGCGATGCGGTCGAAGTCGTCGAGCGACGGGCGGCGCGGCTGGCCGTCGTGGCCCGTGAGGGGGAGGCGGACGACGATGTCGTAGTCCTCGCCCTCGGGATCACGGTAGGTACCTAGTGGCAACCCGTTCATCGCGGCGAGGACGGTCCGGTCGACCTCAGCGATGGGCACGCCGAAGAGCCCCGCCTTGCTGCGGTCGATGCGCACAGCGAGGTCCGTCTTGGGCTGGGCGAGCGGGTTGTTCACGTTCTGTGTTCCCTCCGTCCTGTCGAGGATCGTCGCCACCTCGCGGGCTAGCCGGTCGAGGGTGACGAGGTCGGGGCCGAGCACCTTCACCGCGATGGGGGCCTCGACGGGCGGCCCGTTCTCGAACACCTCGTAGGCGACGTCCACGCCGGGCATCGCGTCGAACGTGGGCCGCAGGGCCTCCACGAGCGGCTCGACCTGGCGGGGGTCGTACGTCTCGACGAGCACCTGGGCCACGTTGGCCCGCTCGCGGCGCGGGATCTCGTTGTAGTAGACGAGCGGGTTGTCGCGCCCGACGTTCGCCGCGACGGTCTTGACCTCCGGGCGGTCGCGCAGCACCGCCTCGATGGCGCGCGTGGCCTGGTCGGTGTACTCGAAGTTGGCCCCCTCGGGCGTCTCGATGCTGACGAGGAACTGCGGCTTGCCCGCCTTGGGGAAGAACGAGACCCCGATGAGCGGGAAGAGCGCCCCCGCCCCGACGAGCGCGAGGAAGGCCATCGCCACGACTATCCGAGGCCGCCGCAGCGCCCAACTCAGCGTCCCGACGTAGGCCCGGTCGGAGACGGTGTCCAGCAGCCGCTGGAGGGGTGGCCGCTTCGCCTCTGCTTTCTTGTCATCCTGGGCGGGCAGTGGCGAGTCGAAGGATCTCGGTTCTGCCTCGGCGCTCTGCTCAGAGCTTGGAAGCTGGCCCGCAGGTCCTTCGGCTCCGTCCGCTTGACGGTCTTCATTCCCACCCCGCAGCAGCCGGCTCGCCATCATTGGCGTGAGGGTGAGCGAGAGCGCCAGCGACGCCGTGAGCGCGAAGACGACGGTCAGCGGCATCGAACGGATGAAGTCGCCGGTCCCCGACTGGATCGCGATCATCGGGACGAAGGCCAGCACGCTCGTCGTCGTGGCCGCGATGATGGGCAGCGCCACCTCGCGCGTCCCGGCCACCGCCGCCTCGAAGCGCCCATAGCCCTGGCGGAGGTATCGCGCTACGTTCTCGACGACCACGATGGCGTTGTCCACCAGCAACCCAAGCGCGATCACGAGGCCCACGATGGAGATCTGCTGGAGGCCGTAGTCGGCGAGGTCGAGCCAGTTGACCGCGATCAGAATCGAGGCGGGGATGGCCAACATCACGATGGCCGAGGCGCGCAGCCCCAGTGCCAAGAGGACGACGATCCCGACCAGGAGCACGCCCTGGAGGAGGCTGCCAAAGAATCCGCCCACGCGCGCGTCGACGCTCTCGGACTGGTCGAAGGCCACGTTCAAGGCCATGTCATCCGGCAGCGTCGGGACTACCGAGGCGAGCGCGGCGTCGAGGCCGGTCCGCACGTCGAAGATGTTGGTCCCCTCGCGCTGCGCGATGGTGACGAAGGCGGTGCGGCTGCCGTTGAAGCGCGCCCGGTGGGTCTCGTCGGCGTAGGCGACGGCCACCTCGGCAAGGTCGCGGAGGTAGAGCACCTGTTCGCCCGACACCCGGATGACGGTCTGCTCGATCTCGCCGAGGCTCTCGTAGTCGCCCGAAGTCTGGATCGTGAACCGCTTCGCGCCCGCATCGACGGTGCCGCCGGGGAGGTTCTGCGCCTCCGTCTGGACCGCCTGCATGACTTCACCGAGGGTGACGCTGCGCGCCCGCATCGCCTCGAGGTCTACGCTGATGCGCACCTCGGGATCGGGGATCGCCCACACGTCGGCTGCCTGGACGCCTGCGACCTGCTCGAAGGCGTCTTCGAGGCGCTCTGCCTCGCGTTTGAGGCTGCGGTAGCTGGCCGTCTCACTGGTGAGCGCAACTTGGAACGTGACCGCGTCGGTCGGAGAGAGCTGCACGAGGTCTACCGCCGCGACGCCTGCCGGGAGCGTCGGGCGCACCTGCGCGACCGCCTGGACGACCTCGTCGTGCGTCTCGTCGGAGTCGGCGTAGGCTTCGAACTCGGCTACGATGACAGCCAGACCGTCCTGGATGGTCGTCTCGAGGTCTTTGAGGTCGTCGAGTTCGTAGATCGCCGTCTCGATAGGGTCGACGACGAGGCTCTCGATGTCTTCGGGGTTCGCACCCGGGAAGACTGCGATCACGCGCGACGTCGCGATGTCGAACTGCGGGTCCTCGGAGCGGGGCATCGTGAGGAAGCTCTGCACGCCGAGCAGCGTGAGCAGGAGCACCACGACGAGCGTGAACTGGTAGTTCTGGATCGCCAGCTTGGGGAGGTTCATGGGATGACTCTGGACAGAAGAGGTAAAGACAAACGTGGAGCGCGGCAGGGACCGCTGACCACAGACCGCGGAGGGTGGGGATTAGCTCGGGCCGGCGGTCTGCGGTCTGTCATCCGCCATCGGCGGCCAGGCCGTGGGTGTGGGTTCGAGCAACGAGTTCACTGCGGCTCCGACGGCTCGACCACGCGCACAGCCGCGCCGTCGGTGAGGTAGGCCGCGCCGGTCGTGACGAGGTGGGCGACGCCGCCCAGCCCCGAGCGCACCGCGAGGTGGTCACCGCTGACAGCGGCGATCTCGACCGTCAGCTGGCGCGCCGTCGCCGCGCCGCCCGCCCCCGGCTCGATCCCGAAGACGGTCCCCGTGTCGCCGTCGCCCGCCACGAGCGCGTCGACCGGGACGAGAGCGTAGCGCTCGCCCGCGCTCGGCCGGAGGTCGACCTGCGCCACGAAGCCCGACCGCAGCCGCCGCTCGGCGTCGGGCACGGCGACCTCGACCTCGAACGTCCCCGTCGCCGGGTCGGCCGCGCTTGCGAGTTCGGTCACCCGGCCCTCGAAGACGACGCCGGGGTAGGCGTCGAAGCGGACCGTCGCCGGGTCGCCGAGGGCGAGGCGGACGATGTCCCGGTCAGCGACGCCGAGGCGGACCACCCAGCCGTCGGCGGCCGTGCCAAGCGTGAGAACGGGCTGGCCGGGCTGGACGAGTTCGTTCGGCTCGGCGTGGCGACGGAGCACGCGGCCGGCGGCCGGGGCCGTGATCGTCGCGTAGCGCCGGTTGAAGGCCGCGATGTCGAGCTGCGCCTGGGCGACCTCGACCCCCGTGCGAGCGTCCTGGACGGCTTCGAGCGTGGCGACGGAGTCGGCGAGGAGGCGCTCGGCGCGGGCGAGGTCGCGCTCGGCCTTGGCGAGCGCGCTCTCGGCCTGGAGCACCTGGGCGTCAATCTCGCGCGGGTCGAGCCGGGCCAGCACCTGGCCGGCGCGGACGGCGCCGCCTTCGTCCACGTTGACCCGGGCCACCAAGCCGCTGATCTTGAACGAGAGCGCGCGCTCGGACTTCGAGGCGAGCCGCCCGCTCGACCGGACCGGGAGCGTCTGCTCGGCCGCCACGACGGCGACGACCTCGACGGGAACAGGCTCGGCGGTACTCGGGGCCTCGTCCGCCGAGGCGTCGGTGCCGCAGCCGGCGAGGAGGGGGAGCGCCGCGAGGACGCAGGCTATCAGAAGGTGTCGAGCTGATGTCATGACAGTAGGGGTCGGAAGAGCAGGTGTCGTTCGGAGAATCAGTCGGGGAGCACGCCGCCGACGGCGAATTCGAGGTCGGCGAGGCGGGCGAGCAGGGCGTAGCGCGTCACGTTCAGGTTGAGCTGGGCGCTCGTGAGCGTTGTCCGGGCGTCCACGAACACGACCTGGTTGGCGCGCCCCTCGGCGGCGAGGCGCTGGGTGAGGCGGAACCCCTCGGCGGCGGCGGTGAGGCGCTCGGTGGCGGTTGCGAGCGAAGTCTGGGCGACGCGGACGGCGTCGAAGGCCTGCTGCACCTGGAGTCGGATCTGCTGGGCAGCCTCGGCCCGCTGCGCCCGCGTTCGGTCGGCGACGGCCTGGGCCTCGCGCACGCGCGCTCGGTCGGCCCCGCCGTCGAAGAGGCTCCACGAGAGGACCACTGAGGCGAGGTAGAACGGCTGCTCGCCCTCGAAGCCGTAGCCCCGGCCCTGGATGCCGCCGTCGAGCGCGGCCGAGACGCCGGGGAGGTAGGCCGCCCGGTTCAGCCGCACCTCGGCCTCGCGGGCGTCGATCGCCGCGTCGAGCTGGGCCAGTTCGAACCGCTGCGCGACCGCCGCGTCCTGCATCGCCGCGAGCACATCGCCGAACGCCGGGTCGCCGAAGACTGGCGCTGTCTGGCTCGACCCAGTGCGCTGGAGCCAGGTCCCAGGCTCGGCGCTCGGGAGGTCCCAGGTCGCGTCTTCGTCGGCTTCCAGCGGTGTGTCGAGCGGTCGGTTGAGGAGCGCGTTGAGGTACGACCGGGCGAGGTCCCGGTCACGCTCGGCCTCGGCCACCTGCTGCGCCACGGCGAACGTCTCGGCTCGGGCGCGGAGGACGGCGTCGGCGAGAACGCGGTCGCTGCGCCGGAGCCGCTCGGCCGTCCGCAGGTTCTCCCCGACGAGCC is part of the Bacteroidota bacterium genome and harbors:
- a CDS encoding putative toxin-antitoxin system toxin component, PIN family; protein product: MRVVFDTNVLISAALFEQSVPFQALRSVLGGGVLLVSEESLNEVVAVLRREKFDRYISAATRERFLGLFVRRATVVQVTETIQVCRDSDDDRLLELALSGNADCIVTGDDDLLVLHPFRGIPILIPRDFLDWMETQA
- a CDS encoding spondin domain-containing protein, with protein sequence MRFLRYALPLLMLAPAFAQAQSTATYRVTFESVWSADTHPDGFPPDPHYSPLIGAAHSADASLWEVGGLASPGIEQMAETGGTSQLRGEVSGLVGDGTALSVVSGGGIALSPGSVSTTFDVTEDHALVSLVTMVAPSPDWFVGVSGFDLRDDGTWFEEVSVALYAYDAGTDSGANYTSPNQDTNPAEPIFRIEEPPFVVGDELAALGTFTFTLLNTVSNEETVAAARFALDAPAPNPATSRSAFRLSLDQAQAVQIDVFDILGRRVETVHRGALAAGVHPFSLDVRSLTSGLYVIRASGSDTQATRRLVVQGR
- a CDS encoding FAD-binding domain-containing protein, whose amino-acid sequence is MATVLWWVKSDFRLADNPALTAALNSGSTVLPVYLFEPAVLRAEETSGFHVAAWVEALGDLRGRLRPHSADVLALHADAVEAFGRLREAVPFEAIYSHEEIGSAVTFARDHAVGDWCRAEGVAWHEHRQTGVFRGGIDRNTRGRRWRQFTAAGPLPAPDGTALARVRVPEAAHALQPPEGARPTVEAFGHRLTDAQRDLRQPVSETAAEATLSSFLTERGVCYSGGISSPNDAFVCGSRLSVHLAWGTLTGRQAYAATEARQAELKDQPSEEAKQWRKSLRSFKSRLHWRDHFAQRLETEPQMEHAPLNAAYAALPTPGDEHLEAWLAGATGWPLVDACMRCVAETGFLNFRMRAFVTSAAVHSLRIDWRKTLYPMARRWADYAPGIHISQTQMQAGVVGINQLRVYSPDKQLADHDADAVFVKRWVPELRDAPAEAILNHHLDPVAGYPAPLADWRESSKAMRADYYAIKRLPETRALAEQVYERHGSRRAPGSRTWKSNTPKKARKTGTRKPEKAPKPAPLFDGQE
- a CDS encoding DUF2141 domain-containing protein produces the protein MNRLVRTAALSTALVAVSAPAAAQDAASTGTIVVSVSGVASDEGEIGCALFNQDDGFPMDRASALHAQEHAASPDGVTCQFDALTPGSYAVSVFHDRNVNDKVDTNFLGVPKEDWGVSNGVRPRMRAPRFEEARFDLAAGQTLTLDVRVDG
- a CDS encoding efflux RND transporter permease subunit, coding for MNLPKLAIQNYQFTLVVVLLLTLLGVQSFLTMPRSEDPQFDIATSRVIAVFPGANPEDIESLVVDPIETAIYELDDLKDLETTIQDGLAVIVAEFEAYADSDETHDEVVQAVAQVRPTLPAGVAAVDLVQLSPTDAVTFQVALTSETASYRSLKREAERLEDAFEQVAGVQAADVWAIPDPEVRISVDLEAMRARSVTLGEVMQAVQTEAQNLPGGTVDAGAKRFTIQTSGDYESLGEIEQTVIRVSGEQVLYLRDLAEVAVAYADETHRARFNGSRTAFVTIAQREGTNIFDVRTGLDAALASVVPTLPDDMALNVAFDQSESVDARVGGFFGSLLQGVLLVGIVVLLALGLRASAIVMLAIPASILIAVNWLDLADYGLQQISIVGLVIALGLLVDNAIVVVENVARYLRQGYGRFEAAVAGTREVALPIIAATTTSVLAFVPMIAIQSGTGDFIRSMPLTVVFALTASLALSLTLTPMMASRLLRGGNEDRQADGAEGPAGQLPSSEQSAEAEPRSFDSPLPAQDDKKAEAKRPPLQRLLDTVSDRAYVGTLSWALRRPRIVVAMAFLALVGAGALFPLIGVSFFPKAGKPQFLVSIETPEGANFEYTDQATRAIEAVLRDRPEVKTVAANVGRDNPLVYYNEIPRRERANVAQVLVETYDPRQVEPLVEALRPTFDAMPGVDVAYEVFENGPPVEAPIAVKVLGPDLVTLDRLAREVATILDRTEGTQNVNNPLAQPKTDLAVRIDRSKAGLFGVPIAEVDRTVLAAMNGLPLGTYRDPEGEDYDIVVRLPLTGHDGQPRRPSLDDFDRIAVASMHGGAVPLRQVATLGFEPVPTRIDHVDLVRAVSVTSDVDVAGGYNEIAVTQEVVEQVEALALPPGYRVTYGGKLEAQQESFASLGGALLVALLGILAVLVLQFRSFRQPLIIIVAIPLAIIGAFPALLLTGYAFSFMAFIGFTSLIGIVVNNSIILVDYANQLRARGRTVAEAVSEAGQTRFTPILLTTFTTIGGLLPLTLTNSDLWSPLGWVIIGGLAVSTLLTLVVVPALYRLLTPEAEPQPA